One Rhizobiales bacterium GAS188 DNA window includes the following coding sequences:
- a CDS encoding Predicted protein tyrosine phosphatase → MSTLHVCPLSRLHTTVEETGASHIVTLISANTVVERPVCVSADRHLFIAVSDIAEPAEGMIVPAATHVEQLLAFVRGWDRAAPMVIHCYAGISRSTAAAFIAACALAPERDEAAIAKTLRAASPSATPNSRLVAVADHLLCREGRMISAVAGIGRGEFAAEGKPFRLEIG, encoded by the coding sequence ATGTCGACCTTGCATGTCTGTCCGCTCTCGCGCCTGCACACCACCGTCGAGGAGACCGGTGCGTCGCATATCGTGACCTTGATCAGCGCCAATACGGTCGTGGAACGCCCGGTCTGCGTCTCGGCCGACCGGCATCTGTTCATCGCCGTCTCCGACATCGCCGAGCCGGCCGAAGGCATGATCGTGCCGGCCGCCACCCATGTCGAGCAATTGCTCGCTTTCGTGCGCGGTTGGGATCGTGCCGCCCCGATGGTGATCCATTGCTATGCGGGCATCAGCCGCTCGACGGCGGCGGCCTTCATCGCGGCCTGCGCGCTGGCGCCCGAGCGCGACGAGGCGGCAATCGCCAAGACTTTGCGCGCCGCCTCGCCGAGCGCCACCCCGAATTCCCGCCTCGTCGCGGTCGCCGATCATCTCCTCTGCCGCGAGGGGCGCATGATCTCGGCCGTCGCCGGCATCGGGCGCGGCGAATTCGCCGCCGAGGGCAAGCCCTTCAGGCTGGAGATCGGTTAG
- a CDS encoding metal dependent phosphohydrolase, with product MGRRAARAVAAPRAWQRMLSGRRLDLLNPSPLDIEIEDIAHGLARTARWNGQTSGRHIFSVAQHTLLVEALLVLQEPGASAKLRLAALLHDGAEYVIGDLISPFKAMLSSDYKEAETRILAAVHLRFGLPASLPTSMLKAIKRADAKAAFLEAVNLAGFSLDEAKRYFPRPDMGEPIDRELLVPWSAAKATKRFLMRFAAVSGAMTGVREAPP from the coding sequence ATGGGGCGCCGCGCCGCCCGTGCTGTGGCCGCGCCGCGTGCCTGGCAGCGCATGCTGTCGGGCCGGCGGCTCGATCTCCTCAATCCCTCCCCGCTCGACATCGAGATCGAGGATATCGCCCATGGGCTCGCCCGTACGGCGCGCTGGAACGGGCAGACCAGTGGCAGACATATTTTTTCGGTCGCCCAGCACACGCTGCTCGTCGAGGCCCTGCTCGTCCTGCAGGAACCTGGCGCCTCGGCGAAGCTGCGTCTTGCTGCGCTTCTGCATGACGGTGCCGAATATGTGATCGGCGACCTGATCTCGCCCTTCAAGGCCATGCTATCCTCGGATTACAAGGAAGCGGAGACCCGCATCCTGGCGGCGGTGCATCTGCGCTTCGGCCTGCCCGCGAGCTTGCCCACATCGATGCTGAAGGCGATCAAGCGCGCCGACGCCAAGGCGGCGTTCCTCGAGGCCGTCAACCTCGCCGGCTTCTCGCTCGACGAGGCAAAACGCTATTTCCCGCGTCCGGATATGGGGGAGCCGATCGATCGGGAGCTGCTCGTTCCCTGGTCGGCCGCCAAGGCGACCAAACGCTTCCTCATGCGTTTCGCGGCGGTTTCCGGGGCGATGACCGGTGTTCGGGAAGCGCCTCCCTGA
- a CDS encoding tRNA pseudouridine32 synthase / 23S rRNA pseudouridine746 synthase, translated as MTSEELVGRVLYRDALTIILDKPAGMPVHAGPRNAQERNAQERNQPGSVPLTSLFEALRFGLPRRPELAHRLDRDTSGCLVLGRNRAALERLGKLFQLGTVRKTYWAVVAGRPQSDAGVIDLPLGRRDKSRGWWMKVDPQGQAAVTNWRLLGHAVDPHGVEISALALEPVTGRTHQLRVHCAAMGWPILGDAVYGDAERLAEPALHLHARSIELPLYPKRDPIKAKAPIPERMREALAACGVT; from the coding sequence ATGACATCGGAAGAGCTTGTCGGCCGCGTCCTCTATCGCGACGCCTTGACCATCATCCTCGACAAGCCGGCCGGCATGCCGGTGCATGCGGGGCCGCGCAACGCTCAAGAGCGCAACGCACAGGAGCGCAACCAGCCGGGCTCCGTGCCGCTGACCTCGCTCTTCGAGGCGCTGCGTTTCGGCTTGCCGCGCCGGCCCGAGCTCGCCCATCGCCTCGATCGCGACACTTCGGGCTGCCTGGTGCTCGGCCGCAATCGCGCGGCGCTCGAGCGGCTCGGGAAATTGTTCCAGTTGGGCACCGTGCGCAAGACCTATTGGGCGGTGGTGGCTGGCCGCCCGCAATCGGACGCAGGCGTGATCGATCTGCCCCTCGGGCGGCGCGACAAATCGCGCGGCTGGTGGATGAAGGTCGATCCGCAAGGCCAGGCCGCCGTGACCAATTGGCGCCTCCTCGGGCATGCGGTGGACCCGCATGGCGTCGAGATCTCGGCGTTGGCGCTGGAACCGGTCACCGGGCGCACCCATCAATTGCGGGTTCATTGCGCCGCCATGGGCTGGCCGATCCTCGGCGACGCCGTCTATGGCGACGCCGAGCGCCTGGCCGAGCCGGCGCTGCACTTGCATGCGCGTTCGATCGAGCTGCCGCTCTATCCGAAACGCGATCCCATCAAGGCGAAGGCCCCTATCCCTGAGCGCATGCGCGAGGCGCTTGCGGCCTGTGGTGTGACGTGA
- a CDS encoding fused signal recognition particle receptor, which yields MSKDTPHKRPLWQRLVGQGKNLEPAAQAEGAATPVVAPQAQPPEAPRERISWWRRLKEGLSRSSAGLSTSVTELFTKRKLDAQTLEEFEDALLRADLGVDTASRITKAIGSGRYGRDLDPNAVKTVLVDEIERLLTPVAHPLVIDAARKPFVVLMVGVNGSGKTTTIGKLGAKLMAQGRSVMLAAGDTFRAAAIGQLKIWGERMGAPVIAGEQGADAAGLVFEAMTEARRAGVDVLLIDTAGRLQNRAELMGELEKVVRVIKKIDAEAPHAVLLVLDATVGQNALSQVEIFARSAGVTGLVMTKLDGTARGGILVALAVKFGLPIHLIGVGESVDDLEAFSARDFARALVGVE from the coding sequence ATGAGCAAGGATACTCCGCATAAGCGCCCCCTCTGGCAACGCCTGGTCGGCCAGGGCAAGAACCTCGAGCCGGCGGCGCAGGCCGAAGGCGCTGCTACGCCGGTTGTCGCGCCTCAGGCACAGCCGCCCGAGGCGCCGCGCGAACGGATATCCTGGTGGCGGCGCCTCAAGGAGGGGCTGTCGCGCTCTTCGGCCGGCCTTTCGACCAGCGTCACCGAGCTGTTCACCAAGCGCAAGCTCGATGCGCAGACGCTCGAAGAGTTCGAGGATGCGCTGTTGCGGGCAGATCTCGGCGTCGATACCGCCTCGCGCATCACCAAAGCCATCGGATCGGGGCGTTACGGGCGCGATCTCGACCCCAACGCCGTCAAAACCGTCCTGGTCGACGAGATCGAGCGCCTGCTCACTCCCGTGGCGCATCCGCTCGTCATCGATGCGGCCCGCAAGCCCTTCGTGGTGCTGATGGTCGGGGTGAACGGCTCGGGCAAGACCACCACCATCGGCAAGCTCGGCGCCAAGCTCATGGCGCAAGGCCGCAGCGTGATGCTGGCGGCCGGCGACACGTTCCGGGCGGCCGCGATCGGGCAGCTGAAGATCTGGGGCGAGCGCATGGGCGCCCCGGTGATCGCCGGCGAGCAAGGAGCCGATGCGGCGGGCCTCGTCTTCGAGGCGATGACGGAGGCGCGCCGCGCGGGCGTCGACGTGCTCTTGATCGACACGGCCGGGCGGCTGCAGAACCGGGCCGAGCTGATGGGCGAGCTCGAAAAGGTGGTGCGCGTCATCAAGAAGATCGACGCCGAGGCGCCGCATGCCGTGCTCCTCGTCCTCGACGCGACGGTCGGCCAGAATGCGCTGTCCCAGGTCGAGATCTTCGCGCGCAGCGCCGGAGTGACGGGCCTCGTCATGACCAAGCTCGACGGCACGGCGCGTGGCGGCATCCTGGTGGCGCTCGCGGTCAAATTCGGCCTGCCGATCCATCTCATCGGGGTCGGCGAGAGCGTCGATGATCTCGAGGCCTTCTCGGCGCGCGATTTCGCCCGTGCGCTCGTCGGGGTCGAGTGA
- a CDS encoding FecR family protein: MRRRVPNSLRLQLLTGVALLAFAHAGMTHADTVGTAGAANTRSTGTPPGGNLRVIEIGTQVVTNEKIETSPSGSVQLLFIDKTTLNIGPNSSLVIDKFVFNPATAQGELAVSLSKGVLRVVGGQVTHTGGGTITTPVAAIGIRGGIVTVSQSVAQGTQAILGYGTLTMTSGGVTQTVSRPGFLVQTVSSGSPPSQPVKASTAQIDQSNGQLSSKGGQSGGSSVVPTDQQAAANNVGTANSPAIPLVIVNPTQARASGLITTGQVQQLAQQGVQATGATVTAAKTAVLLSPPPPPPPPPPPPPPPPVVTGPPPAAYALVTTVDSANLGQSSVPYLTASFAGTGGFTVVSPILGYRAGGLDANGNPNPNSHVLQAGLRVTGNGTGQSSAIFVMTGTMVNDPTFGWTQAGGFRATSRPGANQGVRRSEGAVSSLASTVMVDTNGLPTGSYPTSQNQFDSGPPARYTNTPASNSLGTNGTNYAFNQMVSRVNTPANLGSDHPTAMLLAFVGGVMQTVKFNPPNAPNSSGVSNPFVINGAGIVSLLGNTSRMGANFFVGGGDPTTTFSSAQFNFGAGDLNDPGNSRGLNSARTAYIDRSNFGARAEAVYNNGANNETSTINGASLDQNSRSGLLMVTANTVGANTSSFLSGISTSSTGVTPCACEYTQWGFWSADTFRTDTVANIGYSDRGNLMLWVAGVPANAVDIPTTGSATYSGHAVANISNAGSQYLAAGTFTNTVDFGNRMGQMQIAGLDTSSYGGVVNFGNGSAAFAGTLNTGPSARNMTVVGSIYQGGPSNSTPLYGEMGGYFRISGPSNYLGAGIFAGRKP; this comes from the coding sequence ATGCGCCGGAGAGTGCCGAATAGCCTTCGCCTGCAGCTGCTGACCGGGGTGGCGCTGCTGGCGTTTGCCCATGCGGGGATGACGCATGCCGACACGGTCGGCACTGCGGGTGCGGCCAATACGCGCTCGACCGGGACGCCGCCGGGCGGCAATCTGCGGGTCATCGAGATCGGCACGCAGGTGGTGACGAACGAGAAGATCGAGACCTCGCCCTCGGGCAGCGTGCAATTGCTGTTCATCGACAAGACAACCTTGAATATCGGCCCGAATTCGAGCCTGGTCATCGATAAATTCGTGTTCAACCCGGCGACGGCGCAAGGCGAGCTGGCCGTGTCCTTGAGCAAGGGCGTGCTTCGTGTCGTCGGCGGGCAGGTGACCCATACGGGAGGCGGCACGATCACCACGCCGGTCGCCGCGATCGGCATCCGCGGCGGCATCGTGACGGTGTCGCAATCGGTCGCCCAGGGCACGCAGGCGATCCTCGGCTACGGCACGCTGACCATGACCTCGGGCGGCGTGACGCAGACCGTGTCGCGCCCGGGCTTCCTGGTGCAGACCGTCTCGTCCGGCTCCCCGCCCTCGCAGCCCGTGAAGGCCTCGACGGCGCAGATCGACCAGTCGAACGGCCAGCTCTCGAGCAAGGGCGGGCAGTCGGGCGGATCGAGCGTTGTGCCGACCGATCAGCAGGCGGCGGCCAATAATGTCGGCACTGCGAACTCGCCGGCGATTCCCCTGGTGATCGTCAATCCCACTCAGGCGAGGGCCTCGGGCTTGATCACGACAGGCCAGGTGCAGCAACTCGCCCAGCAGGGCGTGCAGGCGACAGGCGCGACGGTCACTGCGGCAAAGACCGCGGTGCTCCTGTCGCCACCCCCGCCTCCCCCGCCGCCTCCGCCTCCCCCGCCACCGCCGCCCGTGGTGACCGGGCCGCCGCCGGCCGCCTATGCGCTGGTGACGACGGTCGACAGCGCCAATCTCGGCCAGTCGAGCGTGCCCTATCTCACGGCCTCCTTCGCCGGAACAGGGGGGTTCACGGTCGTCTCGCCCATCCTCGGCTATCGCGCGGGCGGATTGGATGCGAACGGAAATCCCAACCCCAACTCCCATGTGCTGCAGGCGGGGCTGCGCGTCACCGGCAACGGGACAGGTCAGTCCTCGGCAATCTTCGTCATGACCGGTACCATGGTCAATGACCCGACCTTCGGCTGGACGCAGGCCGGCGGCTTCCGGGCCACGAGCCGCCCTGGTGCGAACCAAGGGGTGCGGCGCTCCGAAGGAGCTGTATCGTCTCTCGCGAGCACCGTCATGGTGGATACTAACGGCCTGCCGACCGGCTCCTATCCCACCAGCCAGAACCAATTCGATAGCGGACCGCCGGCCCGCTACACGAACACACCGGCTTCAAACAGCCTGGGAACGAATGGCACCAACTACGCCTTCAACCAGATGGTCTCGCGCGTCAATACGCCGGCCAATCTCGGCTCGGACCATCCGACCGCGATGCTGCTCGCTTTTGTCGGCGGGGTGATGCAGACTGTGAAGTTCAACCCCCCCAACGCACCGAACAGTAGCGGAGTGAGCAACCCCTTCGTCATCAACGGCGCCGGGATCGTCAGCCTGCTCGGCAACACATCGCGCATGGGGGCGAATTTCTTCGTCGGCGGCGGCGACCCGACCACCACTTTCAGCAGCGCTCAATTCAATTTCGGCGCCGGAGATCTGAACGATCCCGGCAATTCGCGAGGGCTCAACTCGGCGCGCACCGCCTATATCGACCGGAGCAATTTCGGGGCGCGCGCCGAAGCGGTCTACAACAACGGCGCCAATAACGAGACCTCGACCATCAACGGCGCCTCGCTCGACCAGAACTCCCGCAGCGGTTTGTTGATGGTGACCGCCAACACCGTCGGGGCCAACACCTCCTCCTTCCTGTCGGGCATCTCGACCTCATCCACAGGAGTTACGCCCTGCGCCTGCGAATACACGCAATGGGGGTTCTGGTCGGCCGACACCTTCAGGACCGACACGGTCGCCAATATCGGCTATTCGGACCGCGGGAATCTGATGCTGTGGGTGGCCGGCGTTCCGGCCAACGCAGTCGATATCCCAACGACCGGCAGCGCCACCTATTCGGGCCACGCCGTCGCCAATATCTCGAATGCCGGCTCGCAATATCTCGCGGCCGGCACCTTCACGAACACCGTGGATTTCGGCAACAGGATGGGCCAGATGCAGATCGCCGGGCTCGACACCTCGTCCTATGGCGGCGTGGTGAATTTCGGGAACGGCAGCGCCGCATTTGCAGGGACGCTGAATACGGGGCCGAGCGCACGGAACATGACCGTGGTCGGCAGCATCTACCAAGGCGGTCCGAGCAATTCGACGCCTCTCTATGGCGAGATGGGCGGCTATTTCCGCATCTCGGGGCCGAGCAATTATCTCGGTGCGGGCATCTTCGCGGGCAGGAAGCCGTGA